One genomic window of Hippocampus zosterae strain Florida chromosome 12, ASM2543408v3, whole genome shotgun sequence includes the following:
- the LOC127612170 gene encoding retinol dehydrogenase 7-like, with protein MFVYIVAVLALWFVHRWFKELKRVANKGDKHVYITGCDSGFGHLLATHLDKLGFCVIAGCYTEKGEDELKKASSDRLTTLHVDVTNSASVAQAAALIDGLVGQKGLWAVVNNAGVGLPSAPSDWLTIEDFRSMLDVNLMGVIDVTLSVLPLIKKARGRVVNVASVFGRLSPFGGPYCVSKYGVEAFNDSLRLNLAPFGVKVLCIEPGFFRTNITNTEALENNLTKLWDRLPQDVKDDYGPDFLECSFKEISQKFKVLTDSNLMKVVGCMEHAVAAVHPRTRYSPGWDAKFIWLPLSYMPTLVTDSIFLKNSPRIKASVL; from the exons ATGTTTGTGTACATCGTCGCCGTGCTGGCCCTGTGGTTTGTCCACAGGTGGTTCAAGGAGTTGAAACGCGTGGCAAACAAGGGAGACAAACATGTCTACATCACCGGCTGCGATAGCGGCTTCGGGCATCTCCTGGCCACACATTTGGATAagctgggcttctgcgtgatcGCCGGCTGTTATACCGAGAAGGGCGAAGATGAGCTAAAGAAGGCCTCCTCTGACCGACTGACTACTCTTCATGTGGACGTCACTAACTCTGCCAGTGTTGCACAAGCCGCTGCTCTCATTGACGGTCTTGTCGGGCAGAAAG GACTGTGGGCCGTGGTCAACAACGCAGGCGTCGGTTTGCCGTCGGCCCCCTCAGACTGGCTCACGATTGAAGACTTCAGGAGCATGCTGGACGTCAATCTGATGGGCGTGATCGACGTGACCCTGAGCGTCCTTCCTCTCATCAAGAAGGCTCGAGGCAGGGTGGTGAATGTGGCCAGCGTGTTCGGGAGGCTCAGCCCATTCGGCGGCCCGTACTGCGTGTCCAAATACGGCGTGGAGGCCTTCAACGACAGCTTGCG TTTGAACTTGGCGCCATTTGGAGTCAAGGTTTTGTGCATCGAGCCCGGCTTCTTCAGGACAAACATCACCAACACGGAAGCGCTGGAAAATAACCTGACGAAACTTTGGGACCGATTGCCTCAGGATGTCAAAGATGACTACGGGCCAGACTTTTTGGAGTGTT CATTTAAAGAGATATCGCAAAAATTCAAAGTGCTGACCGACAGCAACCTGATGAAGGTGGTCGGCTGCATGGAGCACGCCGTGGCCGCCGTCCACCCGCGCACCCGCTACTCGCCCGGATGGGACGCCAAGTTCATCTGGCTGCCTCTGTCCTACATGCCCACCCTCGTCACCGACAGCATCTTCCTCAAAAACAGCCCCAGGATTAAAGCGTCCGTGCTGTAG
- the rdh1 gene encoding retinol dehydrogenase 1 yields MVTEGLTSGILEVLVSHPVLTSFLLVAALAATCRFIRDSFKVDAFNLKHVLITGCDSGFGNLLARRLDGKGFRVIAACLTETGSGELARSASPRLRTLILDVTDGESIRRAREFVSKEVGERGLWGLVNNAGRSTPIGPVEWMHLEDFTNVLDVNLMGAVDVTLHFLPLLKKARGRVVNVASILGRLALIGGGYCLSKWALEAFSDGLRQDMQHFGIKVSIIEPGFFKTNVTRLDLIEADLKRVWTRLPQETKSSYGETYLDDYVKAQAFSMDILCSPRISLVTSGMEHALTARFPRTRYTAGWDAKLFWIPLSYLPSFVSDMIISMLLPSPAAARR; encoded by the exons ATG GTGACTGAAGGACTGACCTCGGGTATTTTAGAG GTTCTGGTGTCTCATCCGGTTTTGACCTCTTTCCTACTTgtggctgcactcgccgccACATGCCGGTTCATTAGAGACTCCTTCAAGGTGGACGCCTTTAACCTCAAGCACGTGCTCATCACAGGCTGCGACAGCGGCTTTGGCAACCTACTGGCCAGGCGGCTGGATGGCAAAGGTTTCCGCGTCATAGCGGCGTGCCTCACCGAGACAGGCTCGGGTGAGCTGGCTCGCTCGGCCTCGCCCAGGCTGAGAACGCTCATCCTGGACGTAACAGACGGCGAGAGCATCAGGAGAGCGCGGGAGTTTGTGAGCAAAGAGGTGGGAGAGCGAG GTCTGTGGGGTTTGGTGAACAACGCTGGCCGATCCACACCGATAGGCCCGGTAGAGTGGATGCACTTGGAGGatttcacaaatgttttggaTGTGAACCTGATGGGCGCGGTGGACGTCACGCTCCACTTCCTCCCGCTCCTGAAGAAGGCTCGGGGCCGGGTGGTGAACGTTGCGAGCATTTTGGGCCGACTGGCGCTCATCGGGGGAGGCTACTGTCTTTCCAAGTGGGCGTTGGAGGCCTTCTCGGACGGCCTCAG GCAAGACATGCAGCACTTTGGTATCAAAGTGAGCATCATTGAACCTGGTTTCTTCAAGACCAATGTGACACGGCTGGATCTCATAGAAGCTGACCTCAAAAGGGTCTGGACTCGCCTCCCTCAAGAAACAAAAAGCTCCTATGGAGAGACATACCTTGATGATT ATGTGAAGGCACAGGCCTTCTCCATGGACATCCTGTGCAGTCCACGCATCTCCTTGGTGACAAGCGGCATGGAGCACGCCTTGACCGCCCGATTCCCCCGCACGCGCTACACCGCCGGCTGGGACGCCAAACTTTTCTGGATCCCGTTGTCCTACCTGCCTTCCTTCGTGTCCGACATGATTATCAGCATGCTTCTACCTTCACCTGCAGCggcgaggaggtga